A DNA window from Thermosynechococcaceae cyanobacterium Okahandja contains the following coding sequences:
- the pstA gene encoding phosphate ABC transporter permease PstA yields MTGLSQPKMPEPSSVQLEKVWTSMRNLFGIFMTGLTGLFAVIAVIPLAAIVINVAEKGLPLINLDLFTKLPPPPGLSGGGLGNAIVGTLIVLAVAVAISVPIGVLGAVWLSEFGRGSKIAYWVRFSANVLSGVPAIIAGLFAYTIVVMTMGSFSAFAGGVALSVVMLPIVMRTTEEGLVLVPEEVRLAAFGLGATRFETVSRVVLPAALPSIATAVTLAVARAGGEAAPLLFTALNNNFWSTDLFRPIATLSVQVYFFAIIPYRPQQELAWAGALVLLAIILLVSVTSRFLTRKRVY; encoded by the coding sequence GGGTTTAAGCCAGCCAAAGATGCCGGAGCCAAGCAGCGTTCAACTTGAAAAAGTCTGGACATCGATGCGCAACCTCTTTGGCATATTCATGACCGGCCTGACGGGTCTGTTTGCAGTCATTGCAGTGATTCCCCTTGCGGCGATTGTCATCAATGTGGCAGAAAAGGGGTTGCCCCTCATTAACCTCGATCTTTTTACGAAACTGCCCCCCCCGCCCGGACTTAGTGGTGGCGGCCTCGGGAATGCCATCGTGGGAACGCTGATTGTGCTGGCAGTTGCCGTTGCCATTAGTGTCCCGATTGGGGTACTAGGGGCCGTGTGGCTCTCGGAATTTGGTCGCGGCAGCAAAATTGCTTACTGGGTACGGTTTTCGGCCAACGTCTTGAGTGGGGTGCCAGCAATCATTGCCGGGCTATTTGCCTACACGATTGTGGTGATGACGATGGGCAGTTTTAGTGCCTTTGCGGGTGGGGTGGCGCTATCGGTCGTCATGCTGCCGATTGTGATGCGCACCACCGAGGAAGGTCTGGTTTTGGTGCCAGAGGAGGTTCGCTTAGCGGCCTTTGGCTTGGGAGCCACCCGCTTTGAAACGGTCAGTCGTGTGGTGTTGCCGGCGGCGTTGCCCTCGATTGCTACCGCCGTCACCTTAGCGGTTGCCCGTGCCGGTGGCGAAGCGGCTCCTTTGCTCTTTACGGCATTGAATAATAACTTTTGGTCAACGGACTTATTTCGCCCTATTGCCACCCTGTCGGTGCAGGTCTATTTCTTTGCCATTATCCCCTACAGGCCCCAGCAAGAACTGGCATGGGCAGGAGCCTTAGTACTTTTGGCTATCATCCTGTTGGTCAGCGTTACCTCACGTTTTCTTACCCGCAAGCGGGTCTATTAG
- a CDS encoding transposase → MVTRKQTFRLYPNKAQEKALFAARRLHCYLYNACISHRQFEYKHHRKLITYFDQQNLLPEFKAEWEEFAMLHSQALQSTVKRVDLAYQSFFKGLHGKPKFKSIRKYSGWGYPAKSGWKVDSTGKHGTVKLNDLGITVKMRGKAKHWGTPTTLTIVYKPSKHQWFASFTVEVVTPAPKFGSESELSYQSIVAYDLGTETALTLFDGSNFEEIENPRFTHKNEEQVRKVAKQKRRKRAPKKGVKASRRWRKINKRESNLKAKVARQRRDWQHKVTSEIARRYDIGVTEKLNTKGMTRAAKKGSQRKKQKAGLNKSILSVGFGTLNRMLSYKIEEKGGLVLQLPTREIKPSQRCPKCGAVHQEWAELGNRYHVCSDCGFEISRDKGAAMVMYKVATNQQPGVGTTLVSLGCLSSTSETRKHTGSMKQLGQKKRRKSSATVESGVLETLSACAVG, encoded by the coding sequence GTGGTAACGAGAAAACAGACATTTCGACTGTATCCAAACAAGGCGCAAGAAAAAGCCTTGTTTGCGGCACGTCGTTTGCACTGTTATCTCTACAATGCTTGTATCTCGCATCGTCAATTCGAGTATAAGCATCATCGCAAGTTGATTACCTACTTTGACCAGCAAAATCTCCTGCCCGAATTCAAGGCGGAATGGGAAGAATTTGCAATGCTGCACTCGCAAGCACTGCAATCAACGGTGAAACGAGTTGATTTGGCATACCAGTCATTCTTCAAGGGATTGCACGGTAAGCCGAAATTCAAATCGATTCGCAAATACTCAGGATGGGGGTATCCTGCAAAGTCTGGATGGAAAGTTGACAGCACTGGCAAGCATGGAACGGTGAAGCTGAATGATTTGGGTATCACCGTCAAGATGCGCGGAAAGGCAAAACATTGGGGGACTCCAACGACCCTAACCATTGTCTACAAGCCGTCCAAGCACCAGTGGTTTGCATCATTCACTGTTGAGGTTGTCACCCCCGCACCGAAGTTTGGCTCTGAGTCTGAACTGTCGTATCAGTCGATTGTGGCCTATGACTTGGGGACTGAAACGGCTCTGACGTTGTTTGATGGGTCTAACTTTGAGGAAATCGAAAATCCTCGTTTCACCCATAAAAATGAAGAGCAAGTTCGCAAAGTTGCCAAACAAAAACGACGGAAACGCGCTCCAAAGAAAGGGGTCAAGGCTTCCCGTCGTTGGCGGAAAATCAACAAACGGGAATCTAATCTAAAAGCTAAGGTTGCACGTCAGCGTAGAGACTGGCAACACAAAGTTACTTCAGAGATTGCACGTCGTTATGACATCGGAGTGACTGAAAAGCTGAATACAAAAGGGATGACCCGTGCTGCAAAGAAAGGAAGTCAGCGTAAGAAGCAAAAAGCAGGACTCAACAAATCGATTCTCTCGGTCGGTTTTGGGACTCTCAACAGGATGCTCTCGTACAAGATTGAGGAGAAAGGTGGGTTGGTGTTGCAGCTTCCAACACGCGAAATCAAACCATCGCAGCGTTGTCCTAAGTGTGGAGCCGTTCACCAAGAATGGGCTGAACTGGGGAATCGTTACCACGTTTGTTCTGACTGTGGTTTTGAGATTTCCAGAGACAAGGGAGCTGCGATGGTGATGTACAAGGTTGCAACGAATCAGCAACCGGGGGTTGGAACGACCCTCGTTAGTCTTGGATGTCTTAGCTCTACTTCGGAGACTCGTAAGCATACGGGTTCGATGAAGCAACTAGGGCAGAAGAAGAGACGGAAATCCTCTGCTACGGTGGAATCTGGGGTCTTAGAAACCCTATCCGCCTGTGCGGTGGGGTAG
- the pstB gene encoding phosphate ABC transporter ATP-binding protein PstB, producing MESNSTSPQPKTVFAVRNASIFYGSFKAVRDITLDIYANQVTALIGPSGCGKSTLLRCFNRMNDLVPGARVEGKITYHDKDLYDKTVDPVEVRRRIGMVFQKPNPFPKSIYDNVVFGARVNKYKGDLDELVETSLRQAALWDEVKDKLKESGLSLSGGQQQRLCIARTIATRPDVILMDEPCSALDPISTLKVEELIHELKQDYTIVIVTHNMQQATRVSDRTAFFNAEATAKGNRVGYLVECDNTSVIFNSPKEQATMDYVSGRFG from the coding sequence ATGGAAAGTAATTCCACGAGTCCTCAGCCCAAGACGGTGTTTGCAGTTAGGAATGCCTCGATTTTCTATGGCTCCTTCAAGGCGGTGCGGGATATCACCCTCGATATCTATGCCAACCAAGTCACGGCTCTCATTGGCCCTTCGGGTTGCGGCAAGAGTACGCTGTTGCGCTGTTTTAACCGGATGAATGATTTAGTTCCGGGCGCTCGTGTTGAAGGCAAAATCACCTACCATGACAAAGATCTCTACGATAAAACGGTGGATCCGGTTGAGGTGCGGCGACGGATTGGGATGGTCTTTCAAAAACCCAATCCCTTTCCAAAGTCAATCTACGACAATGTGGTTTTTGGGGCGCGAGTCAACAAGTACAAGGGTGACCTTGACGAACTGGTGGAAACCTCTCTCCGTCAAGCGGCTCTCTGGGATGAAGTGAAGGATAAGCTCAAAGAAAGTGGCTTGTCTTTGTCGGGGGGGCAGCAACAGCGGCTGTGTATTGCCCGGACAATCGCCACGCGACCGGACGTGATTTTGATGGATGAACCCTGCTCTGCCTTGGATCCTATCTCTACCCTTAAGGTGGAGGAGTTAATCCATGAGTTAAAGCAGGACTACACGATTGTGATTGTGACCCACAATATGCAGCAGGCCACCCGTGTGAGCGATCGCACCGCGTTTTTTAATGCCGAGGCAACGGCTAAGGGCAATCGCGTTGGCTATCTGGTGGAGTGTGATAACACAAGCGTGATCTTTAACAGTCCTAAGGAACAAGCCACGATGGACTACGTTAGCGGTCGCTTTGGCTAA